atttatatttttgtgaatttgatctttattttttttagttaaacttaactctttaactttttaaaataatcgaATTTGACCATAAatcttttactaaaaatattgaataaaatattaaatttttatacatgcAACCTATATAACAATCCATATGTACTTCatgttactttttaatttttatgaatttttatttttaaaaatgatttttttcttttatttgaatattttatatttttaaattatttattgacatGGCATATAAGACAAATGGTATCAATGCAACATGAAGTACAAATGAACTACCACGCAAGTTGTAATGCCaatattgttaaataattaatattttagttaacgTTTTCGTTATGCAAAAGTAATTTTAACTCTTTTGaaagattaataattaaatttaattaaaaataagaattaaattaacaatattaaaattaaatttattattattttaattttagtagaTTTAATGATTTGtgccatatttatttttaatcaataaaaatgcaAAACATGAGATATGTACCTACATATAATAGGAATAGGGTATCATTCCCAATAAAATCTCTCATACGTCCACAACCACACTATGTATAGTAGTGAAACTTATCAAAATGCTGTCAtatcctcaaaatttttatacactCATAACatcaatatattcatatattagtattattttgggtaaattacactttagttactaaattatcggtaaaattttgttttggtaatataattaaaataagttacaatttgatcaatgaattattcaaaagttttcatttaagtcattgaacgGTTAAAATCAATGTTATATGGCTTTTTCTATTCACATTGTCTacaccaatcaaaagctctcttttctcttttcttctattgttcaattttttttttcatgaaatagctTTGGATGTCATAAATTtgcaaatcaaaattcaaatagttttTTCCTCTGATCTCTGACATTGACCTcaaatcgacttggatctaaggtgtGTTATTCTATTTGTCGATGGGTACTAATCCACCTTACTGATTGTCGAATCGTTGCTTGGAACTCGCTGACAgaactttaaagaaaatttaatagctcagtgacttaaataaaaacttttaaatagttcattgaccaaattcgaataatttagtgaccaaatagtaactttttttattttaactgaccaaaaacaaaaattcacccatagtttagtgactaatagTGTAGTTTACTCTATTATTTTCTATACAATACTAGTTTTGggaggaaaaataatataaaatatttaagtaataatttttttaaaatcattattgataagataataaaaatataagtagctTTGTTTATGGAATTTTAGTTGTATCAGCATAGTTAAagatattgatttttattttatttttaaaaataaattatcttacaTAAAGTTAGGgctaatttttagaaatatgctacagaaaaatttattcaaaaaaagtaggttgtttttttttttactttatcgATCTATAttgtttttggagagagaaaggaaaacgCGTCTTACAAGGCATATTTTTACAAGACTTTTTCACCGAAAATTAATAACTCAATTATTTTGGTCAGGCGGTTAAATGTTATTgcttttatctttaaatttcgGGTTCGATTTCTCTCCTACTCacattaatatgttttattttatgttgtttaaagctctttttattttaattaatatttttgacaCATGATTTCTTTTGGTTAAATGGCTAGATAATTGTGATTTCATCCTTAAGTTCTTAAGTTCAATTCTTCttataagtattttaatatgtattttttattttatgtcgtttcaaattttttaattaattaataattataaatatttgaaaaacaatgatatttgaaataataattatttgattttataatattagaaatcaccATACCCCACAATATAggtggagaaaataaatatttgacatataaatattatatataaagaattaattgatgttttaaaaaataattacatatttatcatttaatttttaaataaaagagctattaattaaaaaattttgaaaacaatatgtctattaattataaacattaattaaaaaagcttgaaacaacatgaaataaaaatacatattaaattgtttataagaAGAATTGAACATAAGAATCAAAGATGAAATCACAATTATTTAACCATCTAaccaaaagaataaatatatcaaaaatattaattaaaaacaaaaacagcttaaaacaatatgaaataaaaatacaaatgtgaatAGGGAAGGAATTGAACCCGAGACTCAATGACAAAAACATTAACATTTAAACCATCTGACAAGACGCGTTTTCACAAACATGACAGTAAAAATATGCCCTGTAGgtcatatttttctttctctctcaaaaaataatttagatcggtaattttcaaaaaaaaaaacagcctactttctcaaatatgtatatatcagCATACTTCTAAAAATTAGCCATAAAGTTAGCTTATTATTTTGgcataatgacttttttttcttctaattttaaaaaaattattttaactcttaatttaatttttcgtctttttatcctttaaacttgtattttatcaaaccattcaaaattagatgaaaaattaagttttttaaacttTGCTAAAGGCTAAAAAGACGGAAAAATTAAATCGAgggttaaaataattattttataaaattcgaGAACCACTTTATAATATAGGCCCAACTAAATTAGAAATCAAAccctaaatagaaaataaaaatatctcaacATTAATGTTATTTGGACTGGATCTAGATCAGGTGGATTGAActaaaaattagaaatcatgctaaaaaactaaatcaatcaatttgtaatatttttattgataatttatttgatcaCGAATGTGATTCTGAAAAGCTAGATGATGCCAAAAGCCTACATATGATGGAACTTATCTGGCCCACCACTAGAAAGGAATTAGAATAAGTAGCCGTTGAAAGCTTTTAAAAGAATCTGAAACGTTAAAAGAAATCTCTTTATAAAATATGTTCATTCCCACTTAGGAATTCAATCAAACACATAGAGATCATCAACAAGGATCTCAAGAAAACTCCAAGataaaatgggtatggttataATCATCTCTTTgcctttaattttcttttgcttaTTACTTGGACTTGGATGTTACTTATTGGGAAGATATAAAGGGAGGCAAGAAATTCGTACCAATCCTGAGATTTACGGTGTACCAGCTCCGCCGTCTAGACCGGCAGCTTCTTTCCCGTCTCCTCCTCCACCACCACCGGCGGCGGCGCCACACAACAAGCCTGATAGTTTGGCCTATGCTTGACAGGTGTCCAATACTAGATTTTGtaattggtttttctttttcagggTTGCTTAACTATAGGTGTGTAATTTTGAGATATGTTTGTGATGGTGTACAAATTGGTGTGAAGTCCAAATGGATCAATTTTAAtctctttattattaaaataattaaataaggcTAAATTTTAAATGCCATTTTCAAATTAGTTAGATTCAGCTTGCATTAGTGTAGCATGAAAATGTTTGAGAGTTGGGTTGAGCcaagcatatatataatatcatattgatatcatatataattgtttttactCGATTCTAATTGTATTTGTAATTGATTAATTCAAATCTACTTTGActcacttaattttttatttttaaaagtatgattattttatttaataattatatatgccTTTTACTACCATTATTTTTAAGGTAAACTGtaaaattagtcatttttatttgcctcaaattatattttagtctcttatttttgaaatgttacgttttagtaacttacattattgttttgttatgaGGTGGTCACTCTGCTGTTAAGCTCTGTTTTTATTTGCCTCCCTAACGACAATCTTACATGAAaatccaaatgagttttaaatgtcaacttgaATGTCTAACTGGGAGGAGAATAAACTTTTCAgtcaaaatggaaaagaaactaaaagaaaaaggattaacTACAACgtgaaacataaattttaagtgCAGATTAACAATAAAAGTGCATTTAggtaaaaacatttaaaactaatcatcaaaatcatataaggattaaaaagaaatagtaaaagATTGTACTATTAATAGTAATGTGggaacttaaaataattttgacctttaataacataacaaaatgtgcatatttattaaaattaacaaaaactctatttttaaaattcacaaaAGTGAGCACGCATACTTGTTAACATATATTTTAGaggttgaattgattttttttaattatgatcttttaaaataattatattcaaggGTTTCATTATATTTAAGTGTCACGGGTTAGAATTTTCGTCTGCAAATCGTGCAATTTAAGGAGatttttttagttcaaatttatCTAAGTCACCCTAACAGTCTAAAGATGAGAATTCTTGCATAAATTCTCAAAAGGCACTGAAACAATCAGAAGCAAACTCGAAACGAAAGAataacgaaaaataaaaaacaaaagcacGTCAAatttttgagtaaatactctcaATATATTCTTTAACTCAAGAATTGAATGATTACAAATGAATAGGAGggctctatttatagttgagctcccctagATCTAATGGTACAGATAGAATTACATTAATGATTGAGATTAGTTCCCATCTACAATAAGAGAGTCCTAAGATATTTAAATTCTATACTTGTTTATCATTTAAGATTTACAATAATTACCCTTATCATACCCCAAGTCTGACAGATTTGAGAATAAAGCATAGAGTCATAAAGTATTTGTTTGGCGTAATTTAATCCGCCAATTAGCAGGCTTCGGGCAGATTTGGGATGGCATAAAATATCCGCCGTATAAATAATTAAGGATTTTTGTTCCATGTTATTCTGCTATGTAAGAAAAGAATATGTCAAGCGAAGAGTAAGTTGAGTGAGAGTTACTGCCAAAAGTATGGTTCGCCCAATTACTTGAGTATTGTgcaaaataagttttttaaattgatCTGGTTAAGAGCCAACTAGATTGATtggacaaaaataaattatgcgggattttcattttatgtttcATTCGGAATCTGTAGGTCATTAAGAAGGACAAATCCTGGATTCAAGTGACACTTGTTAAGCTCTACTATGAGGAAATGGGTTATATATGTGTGAGAAGGGCTCGGAGGgaagtttcttcttcctttaatattattctttggcccttttcttaaatttaaatgttatatttttctcattaaGCTGAAAGTTAAAGTTCTTAATTTAATCAGAGGTTGTTCCACCTCCTAGTAAGTGATACAACTTTGTATGTaagtttttaaaagagtaaggttgttaataagtttatgaacaataaatttgaataaaagacCTTGTATGGGGGTCATCTATTAGTGGAATGTTAGAAATCTGTCTATAAATGGGTTTGTAACGATGGTTTCATGTTCAGTAAGTAGTTATTGCTACTAGTTCGAGATGAATGTCCAAGTTTGGAGCTTCGAGCTATAATTAGTGAATATCATGTGAGTCTTTGTTTTGACTCCTACATGTGAATTATTATGGAAAAGAGATATACATGATGTTAACACCTCAGATACGCAGTAAGCAATTAAAGCATAGTAGTTGCTATATGTGCGATGATGATATGTTGGAAGTACTGTTTGAATATGAAGTTGAGTGGTAAGCATGCAGGTAAAGTTTGATATGGTAAGAGTATGAATCATTTAGAAGTATGAACAAAGTTAAGTAAGTAACTTTTGAGTAATATGTCCATTTGTGATGCCTCTGGTAGGGCAATTATGTTGCTAACTAGACTGAAATATCACGATACGAAAATAAGTGCAAGACCATGTGGCTGAGACCAATGGCATTGTATGATATAAAGACACTTATGGTGATGTCTCTAGTAAGATGAAAATTGGACTGGTATGTCACGACATGAAAGTGTGTAAGTCCATGTGGGAGCGACCCATGGCATAATATGATGATATGGATATTTATGGTGATTCCTTCGGTAATATGTAAATCGAACTGACAAATCACGACATGAAATTATGTGTAATAACCTGATTTTCAGTAGTGAcagaatagtagttttgggaccacaaatttctgTCGtgtcaactcataaatattatttttagaatatttatagagtcattagagttgtattaaaatttggttaagaaattttaacatttagataactaattaaggaaaaatggctaaattgtaaaaaatgtaaaatatggtAATCATAACATTTAGTTGATCAAAtggcttaattaataaatgaggAAGGACCTAAATGGTAATTTAATCCTAATAAATATGTTGGACAGCATATTGAAaggaaaaatgacaaaaaaatggTGCATAATGGCAAAGttgtaaattagttaaaatttaataaaacaaattgaaacattaatcaatttctcttcatttttcctttAACCTTTGTCCAAAAGCATCATTTTTGACCTAAGGAGCTTCAATTACTTCTTGTCTTTGCATGGGAGGTAAAATCGATttgttttcttgtaatttttatgtttttgaaatcgttgcaactaggtccagctagcccatacatttgtttttgaatttgtttaaaattttagaattttccattgatgaaccttgaacattttttttatgataattgtGCATTTGAAGCTTTGTTTGTattgtttgatgaatttgtgaagtgatttttgttagattttaatttagggattaaattgtgaaaatgtcaaaatttaaggttttatagtgaatttgatgtttattagGATTTTATAAGGGCCTAGTATATTCGTTTATAATTTTGActtgagaaaataattaatttgatgattttcgttaagggactaaattataaaaattgtaaaagtttagggtaattgtgtaaattcaaaaaataaaaaggtattaattgtaaaatggattGGGATGTGAAATTTAAGctaataattgagaaattttacattttagatcaagatcctgTAGATActcgtggaaaagaaaaaattacggaatagtccctaaacttctgCAACTGCTACTATTCAGTTCAAGTAAGTTCGTACGGCTTAAAATTTAACATCTATatgaatttttgaataatttaatatggtacaatagaaatatttatttgttgttgatgaaatgttattgaaattttgatgtttggatCGGATTGAACGCAGAGTAGAGTACAATTGAGATATGGTGTGTTATGGGGGTCTAGAGTTGAGATTGTTGTGGACACTATTACCCGAGTGGATTGAGATTCAACATTTGTTACGAACTCTGGTTTTATACTCTCTGTTTTGGTGTGTTCGATTGGAGTTGCTCTTATGAGTATTAGTGTATTTCGGAGGGATTAGCTCTTACGAGCATTGGTGTGTTTCGGAGGGATTAGCTCTTACGAGCATTGGTGTGTTTCAGATAGATTGATTCTTATGAGCATATGGTGTGTTTCGATTGGATTgtcgatgtactcttatccatAAGTCGTTCATCGAGTTGAAAATTTCGGTAAGGTAACTTGTTGAGTATTTTGATGGATTTGTCATATATTTGAGTATTGAGTTGAGCATTTATGATTTATCAATTGAGATTGTGGATAAAAGAGAACATTCATTGTTGCATTATTACTATTTGAATTGTTATACTTACATCGGTAAGATTTATCGTTTTAATAcatcaaacttactaagctttattgagtttacttgtgttgtttattGTTCTTGTAGATACTCGGAAGGTTGGACGATTGGAtcgcactcaagtcacactatccataaACCTCGATAGTTTTAGAACGTTCATTTCAGactatatggcatgtaatagacTTAAATGCTATTACTAATGTCTTGAATATGTAAATCGTTAAGTATGATCTTGAATGTATATTGTTATCATTTTCAATACATGTGAATAAGGTAAAATGTGTTGATGTAAAATATGATATGTGTTTataaaatgttgtgtatgtgaTGCTTGggttaattaaattggttagaTGATAGATTTTGTGAATTGAAAGGTTGTGATTGATGTTTCATTTAGAtgtataattgtatatatttgtgGTATCAATGAGGATACAtaggttaggcacttaggatgttgatttgaaatgtttttggCTTGTTTAATGTCACTTTGATTAGGTCTTTTGGTTGTTAAATGGTTTGCTTAGAATCCAAGtaagcttgaaatggtaaacttgttgtttaaggttcattttaggtccacacggcttgagacacgggtgtatgactcagccgtgtgtgacacacgtcCTGGCAACActaccgtgtgtcccctgtaggttccATTGCATTCAAGTCAagtagttacacggcctagcacacagcctgacacacgagcgtgtggggcTATTTCAGGCGTGTGACACAGCTTGACACACAGACGTGTGACATGGCCGTatgaccctactcagagagttacacgggtgaggacatgggttgggacacaaccgtatgtccctatttcgaaggttacacagcctgagacacaggcatgtgtcttagccgtgtgaggcacacagccgtgtgacccctgcagtcaaatttttctaactttttcttgaactttccaaatgtttccaatttggtcccgaattgtttctaaagtgtttctagaGCCTCGAGGGCACGATTAAGAGAagatatgtatgtgaatgaatatattttaatatgttttctatgatgtatgaaatgtatatttaatgttttatttgttcggtaatgctctataaccctaatccgacgatgaatacgggttaagggtgttacattatgtATAAGTCCATAAAGGAGAAACCCATGACACCTTCTATGAAAGTTTTCCAGGACAGTAAACATGTAATTCAGTATGTTTGCCTGTGTGGCATGATCTACTAAGCCTTTTTGGCGTATTCTAAATTGCCCTTGTGGCGGATCCCGATGCGTTTGTGAGGCGTATTCagtgatatgtatatgtatggaAATTTAGGTATTCACCTT
The window above is part of the Gossypium raimondii isolate GPD5lz chromosome 9, ASM2569854v1, whole genome shotgun sequence genome. Proteins encoded here:
- the LOC105799005 gene encoding uncharacterized protein LOC105799005, which codes for MGMVIIISLPLIFFCLLLGLGCYLLGRYKGRQEIRTNPEIYGVPAPPSRPAASFPSPPPPPPAAAPHNKPDSLAYA